From a single Stigmatopora argus isolate UIUO_Sarg chromosome 4, RoL_Sarg_1.0, whole genome shotgun sequence genomic region:
- the prpf31 gene encoding U4/U6 small nuclear ribonucleoprotein Prp31 — protein sequence MSLADELLADLEEAGDEGDDGLYPEGEEGDSDGDAEQGRNDGGGLEDIPEEMEVDYSKADSVAAIAKLRNSKQFSDIMEKIAVYVGNQRKLSDVTGPVEADPEYKLIVAANNLTVEIDNELNIIHKFTRDKYSKRFPELESLVPDSLDYIRTVKELGNNLEKCKNNETLQQILTNATIMVVSVTASTTQGSLLNELELKQLEESCDMALELNQSKHGIYEYVESRMSFIAPNLSVIVGASTAAKLMGIAGGLTNLAKMPACNLMLLGAQRRTLSGFSSTSLLPHTGFIYHCDVVQTLPPDLRRKAARLVSAKCALAARVDSFHESADGKVGYELKEEIERKFDKWQEAAPVKQVKPLPAPLDGQRKKRGGRRYRKMKERLGLTEIRKHANRMTFAEIEDDAYQEDLGFSLGQLGKSGSGRVRQAQVNDSTKARISKSLQRTLQKQSMTYGGKSTVRDRSSGTSSSVAFTPLQGLEIVNPQAAEKKVAEANQKYFSNMAEFLKVKKEVKK from the exons ATGTCTCTGGCAGACGAGCTCCTGGCGGACTTGGAGGAGGCTGGCGATGAGGGCGATGATGGCTTGTACCCGGAAGGAGAAGAAGGGGACAGCGATGGCGACGCCGAGCAGGGGAGAAACGACGGCGGTGGCCTGGAGGACATCCCCGAGGAAATGGAAGTGGACTACAGTAAAGCGGACAGCGTCGCGGCTATTGCCAAACTACGCAACAGCAAACAG TTTTCAGATATCATGGAGAAGATAGCAGTATATGTCGGAAACCAACGCAAGCTCTCAGACG TGACAGGCCCCGTGGAGGCCGACCCAGAATACAAGCTCATCGTGGCAGCCAACAACCTGACAGTGGAAATTGACAACGAGCTCA ATATCATTCACAAGTTCACCCGTGACAAATACTCCAAAAGATTCCCGGAGCTGGAATCTCTCGTGCCAGATTCTTTGGACTACATTCGTACGGTCAAG GAACTGGGGAACAACCTGGAAAAGTGCAAAAACAACGAGACCTTGCAGCAGATCCTCACCAACGCCACCATCATGGTCGTCAGCGTCACGGCCTCCACCACGCAGGG GTCGCTCCTCAACGAGCTGGAGCTGAAGCAGCTGGAGGAGTCGTGCGACATGGCCCTGGAGCTCAACCAATCCAAGCACGGCATCTACGAGTACGTGGAGTCCAGGATGTCCTTCATCGCGCCCAACTTGTCCGTCATCGTTGGGGCGTCCACGGCCGCCAAGCTCATGG GTATTGCCGGGGGGCTGACCAATCTGGCTAAGATGCCCGCCTGCAACTTGATGCTGCTGGGAGCTCAGAGGAGAACTCTGTCGGGCTTCAGCAGCACTTCTTTGCTCCCCCACACCGGGTTCATCTACCACTGCGACGTGGTGCAGACGCTGCCGCCC gatcTGCGGAGGAAGGCGGCCCGACTGGTGTCGGCCAAGTGCGCGCTGGCCGCGAGAGTGGACAGTTTTCACGAAAGCGCCGACGGGAAG GTGGGTTACGAACTGAAAGAAGAAATCGAGAGGAAGTTTGACAAGTGGCAGGAGGCCGCGCCCGTCAAGCAGGTGAAACCTTTGCCCGCCCCCCTGGATGGCCAGCGCAAGAAGAGAGGCGGCAGGAG GTACCGAAAGATGAAGGAGCGCCTGGGCCTGACGGAAATCCGCAAGCACGCCAACAGGATGACGTTCGCCGAG ATCGAAGACGACGCCTACCAGGAGGACCTGGGCTTCAGCTTGGGTCAGCTGGGCAAGAGCGGCAGTGGGCGCGTCAGGCAGGCGCAGGTCAATGATTCCACCAAGGCCAGAATCTCCAAATCCCTTCAG aGGACGTTGCAGAAGCAGAGCATGACGTACGGCGGCAAGTCCACTGTGAGAGATCGTTCGTCCGGGACCAGCTCCAGTGTGGCTTTCACGCCTCTTCAG
- the lmtk3 gene encoding uncharacterized protein lmtk3, producing the protein MRPHCWLMLALAGVMSYISPERALGAPQREVSQGRTASLSPPPYVVILISCSGLVSFVLLLLTCLCCKRGGVGFNEFDNADGEECSGGSSPIQEDSLSSCPSLPEVYTLPVRERPNCAALHGGDATSQGFKRHTLNYLQEIGNGWFGKVILAEVLCDCGSSQVVVKELRVSAGPLEQRKFLAESEPYRSLKHPNILQCLGQCNESLPYLLVMEFCQLGDLKRYLRAQRKSDGMTPDLPNRDLLTLQRMAFEIASGLLHLHDNNYIHSDLALRNCLLTSDLTVRIGDYGLSNNHYKEDYYLTPDKLWVPLRWIAPELLEEYRGSLIVTDQTKSSNVWSLGVVIWELFEFGSQPHRHLSDEEVLTFVIRERQITLAQPRLKLSHADYWYEIMQSCWLPPPQRPSAAEVFLLLSSLLAAERGSAGDEDREDRERGDAGSDSDGGGGRRRRGESEESFERRWDSLRPPAFRAAAHRRQRERQRAGEERHGSSYPLLETVGHRGAHSSSELDDILTVTETSKGLNFEYFWEKAHARRGYKPLPPAQAIPSANNNNHQRQSLDTPTVVPVISARSPSLASEYYIRLEEHTPRDQSPSLKGKSQPPRRSDAAATAGPGDVELVEIRSGLLGKERAPHRPSDGVRTVRCGEVKLQVADVGVAELGHASSRVNDFSVINLGEDVDQNVSPEQKASSRPQAPVLPPKPRSLSLSSAKPLLSRPLPAPPLGYRGLPHYNASGKIQTDPLQMNSCPPSSYGHLGLHRARHTLPPSPSLSPSLPPSSHPIYPATQGCAPPLPPHSKQRTRPSYHPDSYPGYSHRRVRDPPSHRESPSTTRDCGAGAPPRVKDFESPIRRENPLRPIYRHVPRPGNGERSPSSPTYSDEDDSPLASPGKAGGGLSETGPFSGGMKRTQSRLDTILPAIWKEDADLIAAAKKSPMHLFLTEISTATGTNQPKSDLPCAGGRRGKTDGENPPHFASTDPGMRHWRSPIMEHVADKGGDGAGTEKEPAARSASPSFRGDLFLTEIDADSHSGGNGGSGNDPVKYLYPAGSSLPADEEAPASEDGHSTDAGRSRRALSESAAPQETEEEVQKVEEEMTREEFLKEIQSAETFLTEIISRQKPAANRKEADCSPTPLSPVYESICIDPNSAQTIRFQSETSVGSCGRAKDETPTEAIYAQVTKRAKKPEIKVASRPEIPVLHIGSAIHSETRGRNAGDVTSLKTAVESTDGPALPARGEELDLSEGSPKNRNKDVTDCSQETSFFHNGPRIQLGEGGDRIAVLDSDKVSSEWDLNHCPPNAKMVDDHSLDHKDSHSPKGVAQVAAAPPTPDWDASDDVFPVTPTDSVLSPMTSSSADCLTPSDSWTGSAGGAWRALGNETPHRDSAYFSDSDWEGEGPSRRGGDGLGGSRPGAGRGGERGPLTGIEEKTETEEEGEGEHKNSARNRIQLSENVTSCLNVFSHPEGLGDFPKRGFQSGRRDDSGIFLNGPKLMDGLLTQDCNDFIDTLFSKLEDAPLKRFSQGDGYPADLQSSTKDAIFRKDRTIPAQYGKTENDVLPLTVCGNTIGESESKLSHPLGTSTATSSLASPDVALASLAEEMFDDPEMRNKFPDLHHYEQNQLGLTDYENIRTESEKALASSELSHESSPPREAQNRTGDVLDAIERVDLESDKMAELPVWPDENDQWASPEKCPGNEPRSEPFPGFRAEEWEVAERLVVGREFWETEGNDQLAGSEPHPAKSVGCEESRNDERQGVTGSLSGERKARGDDAQFVLQVENQESLERTNRFEGSGKLSTEVENSEIPDPENSEQRTDTIREELITGSEENQNFNTWPQRQLSELQKEEASPKVDEDAALVNCFSHTLESEHANVAVCIAEAQQENFAEQENLHSTIERQSPCPAERPTEASASTATTLEEDFGDIADPPEDNFSSVDFPSPPQSIDLDVQDEKLESSDDSFPSPPPSISETEAFGAPTKVDFTEAGSPKTDLSGVSLEAEVRDDASPMNNLPELLISEWKDMHEEALEDFEKLEQLCCISGDEEETLGGVFLENLDLLESLKKTPDPKGADTSVAGEETSHIQAPDGSSDEVESSDADPDVLSRSPGQASETKDQTCLSKMTTENGLMMQVCEERLQFSLSENVKTNVLWGATVKDAATLRPWGETTTETATVEEQRPTEDETTSDHQPDTEGEETETLTVIERAEVTTLQSSANQAIKAKVARLSLALPPLALTLPLSPAGKGGLGDGAIGNRIGRRRGLLPPSEPEEDEEDEAEDESQQRRVIVVTETDVDKRVGLRSLLKSPKEPLDSARDRGRNVSFFDDVTIYLFDQETPTNALSTSTPTSPAAFAVKNTLHGPGNKSKDSKRKEARVPVGGANAMTSRFTVSPAKDPHVA; encoded by the exons TTTCTCAGGGCAGGACGGCCTCGCTGTCGCCTCCACCGTACGTGGTCATCCTCATCTCTTGCTCCGGGCTGGTCTCCTTTGTCCTGCTGCTTCTCACCTGCCTCTGCTGCAAAAGGGGAGGAGTCGGATTCAAT GAATTTGACAATGCCGACGGGGAAGAGTGTTCCGGGGGCTCCAGCCCCATCCAGGAGGACAGCCTGTCGTCCTGCCCCTCGCTCCCGGAGGTCTACACCTTGCCCGTCAGGGAGAGGCCCAACTGCGCCGCGTTGCACGgcggag acgCCACATCTCAGGGCTTCAAAAGGCACACCTTGAACTATCTGCAGGAGATTGGAAACGGCTGGTTCGGAAAA GTGATCCTGGCCGAGGTGCTGTGCGACTGCGGCTCCTCGCAGGTGGTGGTGAAGGAGTTACGCGTCAGCGCCGGTCCTTTGGAACAGAGGAAGTTCTTGGCTGAATCGGAGCCGTACAG GAGTCTGAAACATCCCAACATACTTCAATGTTTGGGCCAGTGCAACGAAAGCCTCCCGTATCTGCTGGTGATGGAATTCTGCCAGCTG GGCGACCTGAAGCGCTACCTTCGAGCCCAGCGGAAGTCCGACGGGATGACGCCGGATCTCCCCAATCGGGACCTTTTGACCCTCCAGCGGATGGCGTTTGAGATCGCCTCGGGTCTGCTGCACCTTCACGACAACAACTACATCCACAG TGATCTGGCTTTAAGAAACTGCCTGCTGACCTCCGACCTCACCGTGAGGATAGGTGACTACGGCCTCTCCAATAATCATTATAAG GAGGATTATTACCTAACTCCCGACAAGCTTTGGGTCCCTCTACGATGGATCGCTCCCGAGCTCCTGGAGGAGTACCGAGGATCCCTGATCGTCACCGACCAAACCAAGAGCAGCAACGTGTG GTCCCTGGGGGTGGTGATCTGGGAACTCTTTGAGTTTGGCTCTCAGCCTCACCGCCACCTCAGCGACGAGGAGGTCCTGACCTTTGTCATCCGGGAGCGGCAAATCACGCTGGCACAGCCCAGGCTCAAACTCTCGCACGCCGATTACTG GTACGAGATCATGCAGTCCTGCTGGCTCCCTCCGCCACAGCGGCCGTCGGCGGCCGaggtcttcctcctcctctcctccCTCCTGGCGGCCGAGCGAGGGAGCGCCGGGGACGAGGACCGAGAAGACCGGGAGCGCGGCGACGCCGGCTCCGActccgacggcggcggcggcaggcgACGGAGAGGCGAGAGCGAGGAGTCCTTCGAAAGACGCTGGGACTCGCTCCGCCCGCCGGCCTTCCGGGCGGCGGCGCACCGACGGCAGAGGGAGCGGCAACGCGCCGGCGAGGAGCGGCACGGCTCCTCCTACCCGCTGCTGGAAACCGTGGGCCACCGGGGGGCGCATTCCTCGTCCGAACTGGACGACATCCTGACCGTGACCGAAACCAGCAAAGGCTTGAActttgaatatttttgggagAAAGCCCACGCCAGGCGAGGCTACAAACCGCTCCCCCCGGCCCAAGCCATCCCCTcggccaacaacaacaaccatcaGCGGCAGTCCCTGGACACCCCCACGGTGGTCCCGGTCATCAGCGCGCGCAGCCCCTCCCTGGCCAGCGAGTACTACATCCGATTGGAGGAGCACACTCCCCGAGACCAGTCGCCCAGCCTCAAAGGGAAGAGCCAGCCCCCCCGTCGCTCggacgccgccgccaccgccggtcCGGGAGACGTGGAGCTGGTGGAGATCCGCAGCGGCCTGTTGGGAAAAGAGCGAGCGCCCCACCGCCCCTCGGACGGCGTCCGCACCGTGCGATGCGGCGAGGTCAAGCTCCAGGTGGCGGACGTGGGCGTGGCCGAGCTCGGACACGCCTCCAGCCGAGTCAACGACTTCTCGGTGATCAATTTAGGGGAGGACGTTGACCAGAATGTCAGTCCGGAGCAGAAGGCCTCGTCCCGTCCTCAAGCTCCCGTCCTCCCCCCGAAACCTCGCTCCCTGTCTTTGTCCTCGGCCAAGCCGCTCCTCTCGCGCCCCCTCCCGGCCCCCCCGCTGGGCTACCGAGGACTCCCCCATTACAACGCCAGCGGCAAAATCCAGACCGACCCCCTCCAGATGAACAGCTGCCCGCCTTCCAGTTACGGCCACTTGGGGCTCCACCGCGCCCGACACACCTTGCCGCCCTCGCCGTCCCTCTCGCCCTCCCTCCCACCGTCCAGTCACCCGATTTACCCGGCGACGCAGGGGTGTGCGCCGCCTCTCCCTCCCCACTCCAAACAAAGAACTCGGCCCAGCTACCACCCGGATTCTTACCCCGGGTACAGTCACCGTCGCGTTCGAGATCCGCCGTCTCATCGCGAGAGCCCTTCGACGACGCGGGACTGCGGCGCTGGCGCTCCCCCCCGCGTGAAAGACTTTGAGTCCCCCATCCGTAGAGAGAACCCCCTGCGCCCCATTTACCGTCACGTACCTCGGCCCGGAAACGGCGAGCGGTCTCCGTCCAGTCCCACCTACTCGGACGAGGACGACTCTCCCTTGGCGTCGCCCGGGAAAGCCGGGGGCGGGCTTTCCGAGACCGGACCCTTTTCCGGCGGGATGAAGAGGACCCAGTCCCGCCTGGACACCATCTTACCGGCCATTTGGAAGGAAGACGCGGACCTTATCGCCGCGGCCAAGAAATCGCCCATGCACTTATTTCTGACGGAGATCTCCACGGCAACAGGGACAAACCAGCCCAAGTCGGACCTTCCGTGCGCGGGTGGGCGGCGGGGGAAGACAGACGGTGAAAACCCCCCCCATTTTGCATCGACCGACCCAGGAATGCGCCATTGGCGGTCTCCGATCATGGAGCACGTGGCAGACAAAGGCGGGGACGGCGCGGGAACGGAGAAAGAACCCGCGGCTCGGAGCGCCAGCCCATCGTTCCGGGGAGATCTTTTTCTGACGGAGATCGACGCCGACTCCCACTCGGGCGGGAACGGAGGATCGGGAAACGATCCAGTCAAATACCTCTACCCGGCAGGATCAAGCCTGCCGGCGGACGAGGAAGCGCCCGCGTCCGAGGACGGCCATTCCACGGACGCCGGCCGGTCTCGCCGGGCGCTCTCCGAAAGTGCCGCCCCGCAAGAGACCGAGGAGGAAGTACAGAAAGTGGAGGAAGAAATGACCAGGGAGGAGTTCCTGAAGGAGATCCAATCTGCGGAGACCTTCCTCACCGAAATCATATCCAGACAAAAGCCGGCCGCAAACAGGAAGGAAGCAGATTGCTCCCCCACGCCGCTCTCGCCCGTGTACGAGTCCATATGCATCGACCCCAATTCGGCTCAGACCATTCGTTTTCAGTCGGAAACCTCCGTCGGCTCATGCGGGAGAGCCAAAGACGAAACCCCAACCGAGGCCATCTACGCCCAAGTCACCAAACGCGCCAAAAAACCCGAGATCAAAGTGGCCAGCAGACCCGAGATCCCCGTCCTTCACATAGGCTCGGCTATTCACTCCGAGACACGAGGACGCAACGCGGGTGACGTCACCTCGCTCAAAACCGCCGTGGAGAGTACAGACGGACCCGCTTTACCCGCCAGGGGAGAGGAACTAGATCTCTCGGAAGGTTCCCCCAAAAACCGAAACAAAGACGTCACAGATTGCAGCCAGGAAACTTCGTTTTTCCACAACGGCCCGAGGATCCAGCTTGGCGAGGGAGGAGATCGTATTGCAGTACTCGATTCTGATAAGGTGTCTTCTGAATGGGATCTGAATCACTGTCCCCCAAACGCCAAGATGGTGGACGACCATTCCCTCGATCACAAAGACAGCCATTCACCAAAAGGTGTGGCCCAAGTGGCCGCCGCCCCGCCCACGCCGGACTGGGACGCCTCAGATGACGTGTTCCCGGTCACCCCGACCGACTCGGTCCTGTCCCCCATGACGTCCAGCTCGGCGGACTGCCTCACTCCGAGCGACTCCTGGACGGGATCGGCTGGCGGCGCCTGGCGGGCCCTCGGGAACGAAACGCCCCATCGGGACTCGGCCTATTTCTCGGACAGCGACTGGGAAGGGGAGGGGCCGAGCCGGAGGGGCGGCGACGGACTCGGCGGCTCCAGGCCCGGCGCCGGCCGGGGGGGCGAGAGGGGGCCGCTCACCGGGATCGAGGAAAAAACCGAAACGGAAGAAGAGGGCGAAGGTGAACACAAGAACTCCGCCAGGAACCGAATCCAGTTGTCTGAGAACGTGACATCGTGTCTCAATGTCTTCTCTCATCCGGAGGGTCTCGGAGATTTCCCCAAGCGAGGCTTCCAATCAGGACGGAGAGACGATTCTGGCATTTTCCTAAACGGTCCGAAGTTAATGGATGGTCTCCTAACCCAAGACTGCAATGACTTTATCGATACGTTGTTCTCCAAATTAGAAGACGCGCCACTTAAGCGCTTTTCGCAAGGTGACGGTTATCCGGCGGACCTTCAGTCATCCACAAAGGATGCCATTTTCAGAAAAGATCGGACTATACCCGCCCAATACGGCAAAACCGAAAACGACGTTCTTCCTTTGACCGTCTGTGGAAATACAATTGGAGAATCTGAGTCCAAATTGTCTCACCCGCTCGGTACTTCCACCGCCACATCGTCGTTAGCGTCGCCCGACGTAGCTTTAGCTTCACTGGCGGAGGAAATGTTTGACGACCCTGAGATGAGAAACAAGTTTCCTGACCTGCACCATTACGAGCAGAACCAGCTGGGCCTGACAGACTACGAGAACATCAGGACTGAGTCTGAGAAAGCGCTAGCTAGCTCGGAGCTAAGTCACGAGAGCTCACCCCCGAGAGAAGCACAGAATCGGACTGGCGATGTCCTCGATGCCATCGAGCGGGTCGACTTGGAATCTGACAAGATGGCTGAATTGCCCGTTTGGCCGGACGAAAACGACCAATGGGCTTCTCCGGAGAAGTGTCCGGGTAACGAACCGAGGTCCGAACCCTTCCCCGGTTTCCGGGCCGAAGAGTGGGAGGTGGCCGAGCGTCTCGTGGTGGGTCGGGAGTTCTGGGAAACGGAGGGAAATGACCAACTCGCGGGAAGTGAACCCCACCCCGCCAAGTCGGTCGGATGTGAGGAGTCGCGGAATGACGAAAGGCAGGGGGTAACGGGAAGTCTTTCGGGGGAGCGAAAGGCTCGTGGGGATGATGCGCAGTTCGTTCTacaggtggaaaatcaggagaGCCTGGAGAGGACCAATAGATTTGAGGGGTCTGGGAAATTATCCACGGAGGTGGAAAACAGTGAAATCCCCGATCCGGAAAACTCGGAGCAAAGGACGGACACCATCAGGGAGGAGCTTATTACAGGCTCGGAGGAGAATCAAAATTTCAACACTTGGCCTCAGCGTCAACTGAGTGAGCTCCAGAAAGAAGAAGCGTCACCCAAAGTTGACGAGGATGCTGCTTTGGTCAACTGTTTCTCTCACACTTTGGAGAGCGAGCATGCTAACGTAGCCGTTTGCATTGCTGAAGCTCAACAGGAGAACTTCGCAGAGCAGGAAAACCTTCATTCCACGATAGAAAGACAAAGTCCCTGTCCCGCGGAGCGCCCTACGGAAGCTAGTGCTAGCACTGCAACGACGTTAGAAGAGGACTTTGGAGACATAGCGGATCCCCCAGAAGACAACTTCAGCTCGGTTGACTTCCCCAGTCCTCCTCAAAGCATTGACCTTGACGTCCAGGATGAAAAACTGGAAAGTTCAGACGATTCTTTCCCGAGTCCACCGCCATCCATTTCCGAAACGGAGGCGTTCGGCGCCCCGACGAAAGTCGACTTTACGGAGGCGGGATCTCCCAAAACGGATTTAAGCGGCGTCTCCTTGGAGGCGGAAGTTCGAGATGACGCCAGTCCGATGAATAACCTGCCCGAGTTATTAATTTCCGAATGGAAAGACATGCACGAGGAAGCCCTGGAGGACTTTGAGAAACTGGAACAACTGTGTTGCATATCGGGTGACGAGGAAGAGACGTTGGGCGGCGTTTTCTTGGAGAACCTGGACCTTTTGGAGTCCCTCAAAAAGACACCCGATCCAAAGGGCGCCGATACAAGCGTGGCGGGAGAAGAGACCAGTCATATCCAAGCTCCTGATGGATCCAGTGATGAGGTAGAGTCCTCAGATGCAGATCCGGATGTCCTGTCGCGGTCTCCGGGACAAGCCTCAGAGACCAAGGACCAGACTTGTCTTTCCAAGATGACCACAGAGAATGGCCTGATGATGCAG GTGTGCGAGGAGCGACTGCAGTTCTCCTTGAGCGAAAACGTGAAAACAAACGTGCTATGGGGGGCGACAGTCAAGGACGCCGCCACGCTTCGGCCCTGGGGGGAAACAACGACCGAGACGGCCACGGTGGAAGAACAAAG ACCAACAGAGGACGAAACCACTTCGGACCACCAACCTGACACGGAAGGGGAAGAAACCGAGACGCTGACTGTGATTGAACGAGCAGAGGTTACGACGCTGCAGTCATCGGCTAACCAGGCGATCAAAG CAAAAGTAGCCCGTCTGTCTCTAGCCCTGCCCCCCCTCGCCTTGACACTGCCCCTCTCCCCGGCCGGCAAAGGGGGGCTCGGGGACGGGGCCATCGGCAATCGGATCGGCAGGCGGAGAGGCTTGCTCCCGCCGAGCGAGCCCGAAGAGGACGAGGAAGACGAGGCGGAGGACGAGAGTCAGCAGCGCAGGGTGATCGTGGTCACCGAGACGGACGTGGACAAACGCGTGGGTCTGAGGAGTCTGCTCAAGTCGCCCAAGGAGCCGCTGGACAGCGCGAGAGACAGGGGGAGAAACGTGTCCTTTTTTGATGATGTCACCATCTATCTCTTTGATCAG GAAACTCCAACCAATGCGCTGAGTACATCAACGCCCACCAGTCCAGCTGCGTTCGCTGTCAAAAACACGCTACACG GTCCCGGCAACAAAAGCAAAGACTCCAAGCGCAAAGAGGCCAGGGTTCCCGTGGGCGGAGCCAACGCCATGACATCCCGCTTCACCGTCAGCCCCGCCAAGGACCCCCACGTGGCGTGA